The stretch of DNA GTGACGCGCCGCCCAGTTGAGTCATGGCGACTTCAAAAGAGACCCGGGTGCGTGTTGATGATTTTTCAAAAATCATTGCCAGGGTTTTGTTTTTCAGTGTTTCCTCACGCAGCGATGGGCTCTTTTTCAGAGCAATGGCCCGATGAATGATGTGATGTAATTCATCAGGTGTCAGATCCAGCAACGTCAAAAAGTGTCGAGTGCTCATGGCTAATCCAATTCAAAAACTAAAAAGGGCAGCGAGCGCCACCCTCCGGAAAAGTCCCTAATAGTATCATTTTTTACATGCGGGGCAATTATCGGTCCCTTTGTAATTCATGTAGAATAGCCGCTCTTCTCAATTCATTGTGACAGGTATGAGTTTTATGAGCGTCGAACAGACCATCCGCGATCAGATCAGTGCCAATAATATTCTTCTTTACATGAAGGGATCGCCTGATCAACCGCAATGCGGTTTCTCCGCCCAGGCAGTGCAATGCCTGATGGGATGCGGCAAGCGATTTGCCTATGTTGATATTCTGGCAAATCCCGAGATTCGGGCTACGTTACCGGGCATCGCCAACTGGCCGACATTTCCGCAACTGTGGATTGATGGTGAGCTGATCGGCGGCTGCGATATCATCACTGACCTGTATCAGAAAGGTGAATTACAGACCCTGATCGATCAGGCCAGTACTCAGGAGCAGGCGTGATAGCCTGAACTTCCGGAGCGCGGGGCAGGGATCGCTGAATGAAAATACTGGAAGCCGGAATTACCGGACTTATGGTCTGGTAGCGCGGATTATACGATGTCTGAAAAAAAGCTGGCCGCATTGTGCATCGTGATGACTCTGTTTGTCATGCTGATCCCGGGGGCGGTGATTGAATTTGCCAGTGACTGGGTCAGGCAAATGCTACCCTGGCGGCCGGAATCACGACCTCCGGGCGCAGGGCAGGTAGATAAGCTCGTTCACGGTTTGGTATTTGCGCTCTGCGCTTATGCAGTTACCCGGGCCTGGCTGGGGGAGTGCTCTTTGCCTGCTCTCGCTCTGATGCTGGCAGTTTTTGCTGTGTTCACTGAACTGGCGCAGGTTTTTATTCCGGGACGTTCGGGTGATGTACTCGATGTTCTGGCCGATGCGTCAGGCTTGATTGCCGGGATGGCATTGGCCTTATGGGCAGGCGGGCGGCAAAAAAAAGCCCGGCTTTAATGAAAGCCGGGCCTGGAGTCATACTACTATCAAGGGAGAGATAAATGAAACAAAACCCACAATTTTGTCTGCAATCTACCTACACTTACTCAGACTGAGGCTCAGACTGAAAGTTCCCGCTTCCCGTAAAAAAATCACTTAAATGCTGTTTACCGCCAATCCCAGTTGTTCAGCGACAGCTCGCTGCTCAGTATTGGAGAGTACCCCAATGCTTGCGTTGCCGGGTTTCAGGTATTTCAGGGCTACGCGTTTCAGGTCGGCGAATCGGGTCTTGAGCACAGCATTTCTGAATTCCATCTGTTTTTCACGGGTTCTGCCGAACAAGCTGTTGTAGTAGTCTTGACGGGCCGCGCCCGATGGGGATACGGAGCGATCCATGCCGGATATCACGCCAAGGATCGCTTCTTCCACCAGGTGGTCGGCATCTGTCAGGTTTAACAACCAGTCAACTGAGGCGTCAAAATCATGCAGTGTTTCGCTCAGTCGTGGATCCCTGTAGGAATAAAAGCGGAAAGAGGCTGAGCCCGCATCCTGGTCGGCACCCGCTCCATAGGCGCCGCCCTGCTCA from Pseudohongiella spirulinae encodes:
- the grxD gene encoding Grx4 family monothiol glutaredoxin; translation: MSVEQTIRDQISANNILLYMKGSPDQPQCGFSAQAVQCLMGCGKRFAYVDILANPEIRATLPGIANWPTFPQLWIDGELIGGCDIITDLYQKGELQTLIDQASTQEQA
- a CDS encoding VanZ family protein, translating into MSEKKLAALCIVMTLFVMLIPGAVIEFASDWVRQMLPWRPESRPPGAGQVDKLVHGLVFALCAYAVTRAWLGECSLPALALMLAVFAVFTELAQVFIPGRSGDVLDVLADASGLIAGMALALWAGGRQKKARL